One window from the genome of Microscilla marina ATCC 23134 encodes:
- a CDS encoding DUF1987 domain-containing protein, giving the protein MKDLYIEGTKGVFFTPTIRLNAKTGKCEILGESYIEDAPQFYEPILNWIDTYVKEVKGTLTWDFRLVYFNTSSSKTILNLLQTLKNYEKQGGKVVINWYYPDDNDDLLAEGEDFIEDSGLQINLIPYILEDEDEEEDEFTLD; this is encoded by the coding sequence ATGAAAGATTTGTATATAGAAGGGACCAAAGGAGTGTTTTTCACACCAACTATACGTTTGAACGCCAAAACGGGCAAGTGTGAGATTCTAGGTGAGTCATACATTGAGGATGCACCTCAATTTTATGAGCCTATCCTTAACTGGATTGACACTTATGTCAAAGAGGTTAAGGGGACACTTACGTGGGATTTTCGTCTGGTATATTTCAATACAAGCTCTTCTAAAACTATATTGAATCTTTTGCAAACACTTAAAAACTATGAAAAACAAGGGGGCAAGGTAGTGATTAACTGGTATTATCCTGATGATAACGATGACTTGCTTGCCGAAGGTGAAGATTTTATAGAAGATAGTGGTTTGCAAATTAACTTGATTCCTTATATACTTGAAGATGAAGACGAAGAAGAAGATGAATTTACCCTAGATTAA